One stretch of Sulfuricystis multivorans DNA includes these proteins:
- a CDS encoding 2-oxoacid:acceptor oxidoreductase family protein, with product MFQARFHGRGGQGVVTAAEMLSIAAFDEGRHAQAFPSFGSERTGAPVVAFCRIDDKEIRLREPVTAPDALIIQDPTLLHQVDCFAGLKPDGYILINTGKSFAELGLGEFVANYRPERLCTLPATELALKHVGRPVPNVPLLGAFAAVTGIVRLDSVLKAIREKFSGKVASGNIAAAAEAFELARQKMEAAAHVETV from the coding sequence ATGTTCCAGGCTCGCTTTCACGGCCGCGGTGGTCAAGGGGTCGTCACCGCAGCGGAGATGCTCTCCATCGCCGCCTTCGACGAAGGCCGCCATGCCCAGGCCTTTCCCAGCTTCGGCTCGGAACGCACCGGAGCGCCCGTGGTCGCCTTCTGCCGCATCGACGACAAGGAAATCCGTCTGCGCGAACCGGTCACTGCGCCCGATGCGCTGATCATCCAGGACCCCACGCTCCTGCATCAGGTGGACTGTTTCGCGGGTCTCAAGCCCGACGGCTACATCCTGATCAACACCGGCAAGAGCTTTGCCGAACTTGGGCTGGGCGAATTCGTGGCGAACTACCGCCCAGAGCGGCTGTGCACCCTGCCCGCCACCGAGCTGGCCTTGAAGCATGTCGGCCGGCCGGTGCCCAATGTGCCGCTCTTGGGCGCCTTCGCCGCCGTCACCGGCATCGTCCGGCTCGATTCGGTGCTCAAGGCGATCCGTGAGAAATTCTCCGGCAAGGTTGCCAGCGGCAATATCGCCGCGGCTGCCGAAGCTTTCGAGCTCGCCAGGCAAAAAATGGAGGCTGCCGCCCATGTTGAAACAGTGTGA
- the porA gene encoding pyruvate ferredoxin oxidoreductase, which yields MLKQCEGSRAVAEAVALCRPEVVCAYPISPQTHIVEALGEMVKAGTLSPCEFINVESEFAAMSVAIGASAAGARSYTATASQGLLFMAEAVFNASGLGLPIVMTVANRAIGAPINIWNDHSDALAMRDAGWIQLFAENNQEALDLHIQAFRLGEELSLPVMVCMDGFILTHAYERVDMPTQEQVDAYLPKYEPRQVLDPAEPVSIGAMVGPEAFMEVRYLAHAKQMEALKLIPAYAAEFCSIFGRDSGGLTHTYRCEDAETIVVAMGSVLGTIKDVVDEMRAQGHKIGALGITLFRPFPLEGVRAGLAGAKRVVVIEKSMAVGLGGILSTNVRMALSGLHMHGYTVIAGLGGRAITKKSLTELFLKAEKDTLEHVTFLDLDWAMVNKQLEREKAHRRCGPVAENLLRDIGVVAARNY from the coding sequence ATGTTGAAACAGTGTGAAGGTTCGCGCGCCGTCGCCGAGGCGGTGGCGCTGTGTCGCCCCGAGGTGGTCTGCGCTTATCCGATTTCGCCGCAGACGCACATCGTCGAAGCGCTGGGCGAGATGGTCAAGGCAGGCACGCTCAGCCCCTGTGAGTTCATCAACGTCGAATCCGAATTCGCCGCGATGTCGGTGGCGATCGGCGCCTCTGCTGCCGGCGCGCGCAGCTACACGGCCACCGCCTCGCAGGGCCTGCTGTTCATGGCTGAAGCCGTATTCAACGCTTCCGGCCTGGGGCTGCCGATCGTGATGACGGTGGCCAATCGGGCGATCGGCGCGCCGATCAACATCTGGAACGACCACTCGGATGCGCTGGCGATGCGCGACGCCGGCTGGATCCAGCTATTTGCCGAGAACAATCAGGAAGCGCTGGATCTGCACATCCAGGCCTTCCGCCTCGGCGAGGAACTCAGCTTGCCGGTAATGGTGTGCATGGACGGCTTCATCCTCACTCACGCCTACGAGCGCGTGGATATGCCGACGCAGGAACAGGTGGACGCCTACCTGCCGAAATACGAGCCGCGCCAGGTGCTCGATCCGGCCGAGCCGGTGTCGATCGGCGCGATGGTCGGCCCCGAGGCCTTCATGGAGGTGCGCTATCTCGCCCATGCCAAACAGATGGAGGCGCTGAAGCTGATCCCGGCGTATGCGGCAGAGTTTTGCAGCATCTTCGGTCGCGATTCGGGCGGCCTCACACACACCTATCGCTGCGAAGACGCCGAGACCATCGTCGTCGCGATGGGTTCGGTGCTCGGCACGATCAAGGACGTCGTCGATGAAATGCGTGCCCAGGGCCACAAGATCGGCGCCTTGGGGATCACGCTGTTCCGCCCCTTCCCGCTCGAGGGCGTGCGTGCGGGTCTGGCGGGGGCGAAGCGCGTCGTGGTGATCGAGAAGAGCATGGCCGTGGGGCTGGGCGGGATACTCTCGACCAACGTGCGCATGGCGCTGTCGGGCTTGCACATGCACGGCTATACGGTCATCGCCGGGCTGGGCGGCCGTGCGATCACCAAGAAGTCGCTGACGGAACTGTTCCTCAAGGCAGAGAAAGACACGCTCGAACACGTCACTTTCCTCGACCTCGACTGGGCGATGGTCAACAAGCAGCTCGAACGGGAGAAGGCGCACCGCCGCTGCGGCCCGGTGGCCGAGAACCTGCTGCGCGACATCGGCGTCGTCGCGGCGAGAAACTATTGA
- a CDS encoding thiamine pyrophosphate-dependent enzyme — protein MSYQPIKFYQTGTFTVGNRLLPPEQRSVQAQVKRYNSINSGHRACQGCGEALGARYAIDAAMEATNGRVICANATGCLEVFSTPYPETSWQVPWLHSLFGNTAAVATGIAAALKVKMHKGERRHIRVVAQGGDGGTTDIGFGCLSGMFERNDDVLYICYDNNGYMNTGVQRSSATPPAARTTTTPAAGPEPGNPFGQGKFVPAIAMAHEIPYVATATVADLRDLEAKVRRAMEFHGARYLHILVPCPLGWGTQPNETIKMARLAKETGLFPVFEAEYGEQKSALAIRHPLPVEEYLKPQKRFAHLFAPKLRTEAIARLQALADRNIRKYKLLEGM, from the coding sequence ATGTCCTACCAACCGATCAAGTTCTACCAGACCGGCACCTTCACGGTCGGCAACCGCCTGCTGCCGCCGGAACAGCGCAGCGTGCAGGCGCAGGTCAAGCGCTACAACTCGATCAACTCCGGTCACCGCGCCTGCCAGGGCTGCGGCGAGGCGCTCGGCGCACGCTATGCGATCGACGCGGCGATGGAAGCAACCAACGGTCGGGTGATCTGCGCCAACGCCACTGGCTGTCTGGAAGTGTTCTCGACACCCTATCCGGAAACGAGCTGGCAGGTGCCGTGGCTCCATTCGCTGTTCGGCAACACCGCGGCGGTGGCGACCGGGATCGCCGCAGCGCTCAAGGTGAAGATGCACAAAGGCGAGCGCCGCCACATCCGTGTCGTCGCCCAGGGCGGCGATGGCGGCACCACCGACATCGGCTTCGGCTGTCTCTCCGGCATGTTCGAGCGCAACGACGACGTGCTTTACATCTGCTATGACAACAACGGCTACATGAACACCGGCGTGCAGCGCTCCTCCGCCACGCCGCCGGCGGCGCGCACCACGACCACGCCGGCGGCCGGGCCCGAGCCGGGCAATCCGTTCGGTCAGGGCAAGTTCGTGCCGGCGATCGCGATGGCGCACGAGATTCCTTATGTGGCCACCGCGACGGTCGCCGATCTCAGAGACCTCGAAGCCAAGGTGCGCCGCGCGATGGAATTTCACGGCGCGCGCTATCTGCACATCCTCGTGCCCTGCCCGCTCGGCTGGGGCACGCAGCCGAACGAGACGATCAAGATGGCGCGGCTCGCCAAGGAGACGGGCTTGTTTCCGGTCTTCGAAGCCGAATACGGCGAGCAAAAGTCGGCGCTGGCGATACGGCACCCCCTGCCCGTCGAGGAATATCTGAAGCCGCAGAAACGCTTTGCTCACCTGTTCGCGCCGAAGCTGCGCACCGAGGCGATCGCCCGGCTGCAGGCGCTCGCCGATCGCAACATCCGGAAATACAAGCTGCTCGAAGGAATGTGA
- a CDS encoding NAD(P)-binding protein produces the protein MDKPFAITLDPGSSLANRTGSWRTFRPVYVDRLPPCNAACPAGENIQGWLYHAEAGDYEAAWRALVENNPLPAIMGRVCYHPCEGACNRQHLDEAVGINSVERFLGDEAIKRGWRFAKPETKSGKKVLVVGAGPSGLSCAYHLARLGHQVEIREAAPYPGGMMRFGIPKYRLPREVIDAEVARILELGVTLKLNAKVGDLEAAMQEGFDAAFLAVGAHIGKRAYIPAGTAAKMLDAVSVLRSLAGDEKPQLGRRVVVYGGGNTAIDVARSVKRLGAEPVIVYRRTRDKAPAHDSEIEEALEEGVMIKWLATIKHADAGEITIEKMVLDDKGFPQPTGEFETLAADSVVMALGQDVDLSLLEKVPGLEVKDGVVQVGPNMMTGRPGIFAGGDMVPSERTVTVAVGHGRQAARHIDAWLKGETYLPPPKHEPATFDKLNTWYYSEAPHQVRPTLDILRRQSTFDEVVQGLDESNALFEARRCLSCGNCFECDNCYGVCPDNAVIKLGPGKRFEFNYDYCKGCGLCAAECPCGAIKMVPEEN, from the coding sequence ATGGACAAGCCCTTTGCCATCACCCTCGATCCCGGCTCCTCGCTCGCCAACCGCACCGGCTCATGGCGCACTTTCCGGCCGGTGTATGTCGACCGTCTGCCGCCGTGCAATGCCGCCTGCCCGGCCGGGGAAAACATCCAGGGCTGGCTCTATCATGCCGAAGCCGGCGACTACGAAGCGGCCTGGCGCGCGCTGGTGGAAAACAACCCGCTGCCCGCGATCATGGGCCGCGTCTGCTACCATCCCTGCGAGGGCGCCTGCAACCGTCAGCATCTGGATGAGGCGGTCGGCATCAATTCGGTCGAACGCTTCCTCGGCGACGAGGCGATCAAACGCGGCTGGCGTTTTGCCAAACCCGAGACGAAAAGCGGCAAGAAGGTGCTGGTCGTAGGCGCCGGGCCATCGGGTCTTTCCTGCGCCTATCACCTCGCCCGGCTGGGCCACCAAGTAGAAATTCGCGAAGCCGCTCCCTATCCCGGCGGCATGATGCGCTTCGGCATCCCGAAATACCGCCTGCCGCGCGAGGTGATCGACGCCGAAGTCGCGCGCATCCTCGAGTTGGGCGTCACCCTGAAGCTCAACGCCAAGGTCGGCGATCTCGAAGCGGCGATGCAGGAAGGTTTCGATGCCGCCTTTCTCGCCGTCGGCGCGCACATCGGCAAGCGCGCCTACATTCCGGCCGGCACCGCCGCAAAGATGCTCGATGCGGTCTCGGTGCTGCGTTCGCTAGCAGGCGACGAGAAGCCGCAGCTCGGCCGCCGTGTCGTCGTCTATGGCGGCGGCAACACGGCGATCGACGTCGCCCGCTCGGTGAAGCGCCTGGGCGCCGAGCCGGTGATCGTCTATCGCCGCACCCGCGACAAGGCGCCGGCGCACGATTCCGAGATCGAAGAAGCGCTCGAGGAAGGCGTGATGATCAAGTGGCTGGCGACGATCAAGCATGCCGACGCCGGCGAAATCACCATCGAGAAGATGGTGCTCGACGACAAAGGCTTCCCGCAGCCGACCGGCGAATTCGAGACGCTGGCGGCGGATTCGGTGGTGATGGCGCTCGGCCAGGACGTGGACCTGTCGCTGCTCGAGAAGGTGCCCGGGCTGGAGGTGAAAGACGGCGTCGTGCAGGTCGGCCCGAACATGATGACCGGTCGCCCCGGCATCTTCGCCGGCGGCGACATGGTGCCCTCCGAGCGTACCGTGACGGTCGCGGTCGGCCACGGCAGACAGGCCGCGCGCCACATCGACGCCTGGCTGAAAGGCGAAACCTATCTTCCGCCCCCCAAGCATGAGCCTGCCACCTTCGACAAGCTCAACACCTGGTATTACTCCGAGGCGCCGCATCAGGTGCGGCCGACGCTCGACATCCTGCGCCGCCAGTCCACGTTCGACGAAGTGGTGCAGGGGCTGGATGAATCGAATGCCCTGTTCGAAGCACGCCGCTGCTTATCCTGCGGCAACTGCTTCGAATGCGACAACTGTTACGGCGTCTGCCCGGACAATGCGGTGATCAAGCTCGGCCCTGGCAAGCGCTTCGAATTCAATTACGACTATTGCAAGGGCTGCGGGCTGTGCGCGGCGGAATGTCCGTGCGGAGCGATCAAGATGGTGCCGGAAGAAAACTAG
- a CDS encoding Crp/Fnr family transcriptional regulator: MPITSEHEPARLLIKDSELGRFLGDLDCQVLATVMEVRELTDGEVLVREGDEDYTLFIVTAGSLKVSSKVNGRNRIVNTMKAGDCAGIRCFVERTPRQVTLQAKGPTVVYAVRPDDFELLIETHPRQVYNFMRGLFRMLNINLERMHEKIRRLAITPR, from the coding sequence ATGCCCATCACGTCAGAACACGAACCGGCGCGCTTGCTCATCAAGGATTCCGAGCTCGGCAGGTTTCTTGGCGACCTCGACTGCCAGGTCTTGGCCACCGTCATGGAAGTGCGCGAACTGACGGATGGCGAGGTGTTGGTGCGCGAGGGCGACGAGGATTACACGCTTTTCATCGTCACCGCCGGCAGTCTCAAAGTGAGCAGCAAGGTCAATGGCCGTAACCGGATCGTGAATACGATGAAGGCCGGCGATTGTGCCGGCATCCGCTGTTTCGTCGAGCGCACGCCACGCCAGGTGACCTTGCAGGCCAAGGGGCCGACGGTGGTGTATGCCGTGCGGCCGGACGATTTCGAGCTCTTGATCGAAACTCATCCGCGCCAGGTCTACAATTTCATGCGTGGCCTGTTCCGCATGCTCAACATCAATCTCGAACGGATGCACGAGAAGATTCGCCGCTTGGCGATCACGCCACGCTAG
- a CDS encoding Mut7-C RNAse domain-containing protein yields MASATFRFYAELNAFLPLERRQRDFVVKLARAATTKHMIEACGVPHTEVAYIFVNGEPASFSRLLKDGDRVAVYPAIKRLDLSPLAPLNAPPPGRPSFIADCHLGGLARMLRMAGFDTAFRNDYDDREIAELADRESRIVLTRDLELLKLRTIRYGAYVHALKAEAQFAEVVRRFDLLPHFAPFSRCLLCNVLLRDVAKEVVIDQLPPSVREHQRHFRRCPSCQRIYWPGSHWERMQAMLSAAVRR; encoded by the coding sequence ATGGCCAGCGCCACCTTTCGCTTCTATGCCGAGCTCAACGCCTTCCTGCCGCTCGAACGGCGGCAGCGGGATTTCGTCGTCAAACTCGCCCGCGCCGCGACGACCAAGCACATGATCGAGGCCTGCGGCGTGCCGCATACCGAGGTGGCGTACATCTTCGTCAATGGCGAGCCCGCGAGCTTTTCACGCCTGCTCAAGGATGGCGACCGGGTGGCGGTGTATCCTGCCATCAAGCGGCTCGACCTCTCCCCGCTCGCGCCGCTCAACGCACCGCCCCCCGGCAGACCGAGCTTCATCGCCGACTGCCATCTCGGCGGGCTCGCCCGCATGTTGCGGATGGCTGGCTTCGATACCGCATTTCGCAACGACTATGACGATCGGGAGATCGCCGAGCTCGCCGACCGCGAGTCGCGCATCGTGCTCACGCGCGATCTCGAATTGTTGAAGCTGCGCACGATCCGCTACGGTGCCTATGTGCATGCCTTGAAGGCCGAGGCGCAGTTCGCCGAAGTCGTCAGGCGTTTCGACCTGTTGCCTCACTTCGCGCCGTTTTCACGCTGTCTGCTGTGCAATGTCCTGCTCCGCGACGTCGCCAAGGAGGTGGTAATCGACCAACTGCCACCTTCGGTGCGGGAACATCAACGGCATTTCCGCCGCTGTCCGAGCTGCCAACGCATCTATTGGCCCGGCTCGCACTGGGAACGGATGCAGGCGATGCTGTCGGCCGCAGTCCGCCGATAA
- a CDS encoding polysaccharide pyruvyl transferase family protein: protein MARDLTPYGGFRIEAIADLAARYHGVPVEIIHVGGEILTTTAWQAAVMLAEPEEASGLIARFDTDPVGARTFATERFGLTAAAPYVIGRELFPAARRIVFNAVGGADLAHADASLRREVLAKLAGADSLFVRDRATQAALAEDGIAAALAPDPVAVIAERFGARIAQETTRGEVAGIRSYFPAGFVAVQFAAECGDDATLDSLARGFDAIAAETGWGIVFFRAGTAPWHDDLDAYRRCAARLATASWRIFAALDVWQIAALIAASQGFAGTSLHGHIVATAFALPRVSFLPPSLAGRSNKLAAYLATWEMPEMPGVVDLARLAEGFARAIGVAAEARQSHAHRLAQLYRRTAADSIACIRSQCEPGQ, encoded by the coding sequence GTGGCACGCGACCTGACGCCCTATGGCGGCTTTCGCATCGAAGCGATCGCCGATCTGGCAGCCAGGTATCACGGCGTGCCGGTCGAGATCATCCACGTCGGCGGCGAGATCCTGACCACCACCGCCTGGCAGGCGGCGGTGATGCTGGCCGAACCGGAGGAAGCCTCCGGGCTGATCGCGCGCTTCGACACCGACCCTGTGGGTGCGCGTACCTTTGCAACCGAGCGCTTTGGCCTCACTGCCGCAGCGCCTTATGTGATCGGCCGCGAGCTTTTTCCGGCGGCACGGCGCATCGTGTTCAATGCCGTCGGCGGGGCGGATCTCGCCCATGCCGATGCGTCGTTGCGGCGCGAGGTGCTGGCGAAGCTGGCAGGGGCTGATTCCCTTTTTGTGCGTGACCGAGCCACCCAGGCCGCCCTGGCCGAGGACGGTATTGCGGCCGCACTCGCGCCCGATCCGGTGGCGGTCATCGCCGAGCGCTTCGGCGCACGTATCGCACAGGAGACGACACGGGGCGAGGTGGCCGGCATCCGCTCGTACTTTCCTGCCGGCTTCGTCGCCGTGCAATTCGCCGCCGAATGTGGCGATGACGCGACGCTGGACTCGCTGGCCCGTGGCTTTGATGCCATCGCGGCGGAAACGGGCTGGGGCATCGTCTTTTTCCGTGCCGGTACCGCCCCCTGGCATGATGACCTCGATGCGTATCGGCGCTGCGCTGCTCGGCTCGCAACGGCGTCCTGGCGCATCTTCGCAGCGCTCGATGTCTGGCAGATCGCGGCGCTGATCGCGGCGAGCCAAGGGTTCGCCGGCACCAGTCTGCACGGCCATATCGTGGCCACCGCGTTTGCCCTGCCGCGAGTGAGTTTCCTGCCGCCTTCGCTGGCCGGCCGCAGCAACAAACTCGCCGCCTATCTGGCCACCTGGGAGATGCCGGAAATGCCGGGCGTGGTCGACCTGGCGCGGCTCGCCGAGGGCTTTGCACGGGCGATCGGCGTCGCTGCCGAGGCCCGGCAAAGCCATGCCCATCGGCTTGCACAGCTTTATCGGCGGACTGCGGCCGACAGCATCGCCTGCATCCGTTCCCAGTGCGAGCCGGGCCAATAG
- a CDS encoding SGNH/GDSL hydrolase family protein yields the protein MKARSLFLGLCACGLFCSAPSQAASYSSLYIFGDSLADTGNNAWVFDEAIPAIYGSSHPYAFQRTEAPISPGSDEVDTSLVPTFPYTANRYSNGWVWPDYVSAITGLPTQNALNGVSFSDLYNFMMGGTVPPVTGTNFAFGGARVGTTPPLGFPFSLVDQVSAFALLLDGNPAPADALFVVEGGGNDLRDAFAAAMDSDPATDPWAVITDYLTGMETVLETLADLGAQHIAVWNLPNLSLVPAVQALGSDAVFSAWLGSTIMNAQLDSVLDGFEDTFSGDLTRFDLFGIMTAIADNPAAYGLTNVSSACAVDPACVADPTGYLFWDGIHPTTYGHQLVATAFVNTMRMPEPATLWLMLIVLLPAALGRRLARS from the coding sequence ATGAAAGCGCGTTCTCTATTCCTTGGCCTTTGTGCCTGCGGGCTCTTCTGCAGCGCCCCCAGCCAGGCCGCGAGTTACAGCAGCCTATACATCTTTGGCGATAGCCTCGCCGATACCGGCAACAATGCCTGGGTGTTCGACGAGGCGATACCGGCCATCTATGGGTCATCCCACCCCTATGCCTTTCAGCGCACAGAGGCGCCGATTTCGCCGGGTTCCGATGAAGTCGATACGTCACTGGTGCCGACTTTCCCTTATACCGCGAACCGTTATTCGAACGGCTGGGTGTGGCCGGATTATGTCTCTGCGATCACCGGACTGCCGACCCAAAATGCGCTGAACGGGGTGAGTTTTTCTGACCTGTACAACTTCATGATGGGAGGAACCGTGCCTCCTGTGACGGGTACCAATTTCGCTTTCGGCGGAGCGCGGGTCGGCACCACACCGCCCCTGGGGTTCCCGTTCAGCCTCGTCGATCAGGTTTCTGCCTTTGCGCTGCTTCTCGACGGTAACCCTGCGCCGGCAGATGCACTATTCGTCGTCGAGGGTGGTGGCAATGACCTGCGGGATGCTTTCGCCGCGGCGATGGACAGTGACCCAGCCACTGATCCGTGGGCAGTGATCACAGATTATTTGACTGGAATGGAGACGGTGCTGGAAACCCTGGCCGACTTGGGGGCCCAGCACATCGCGGTATGGAATCTGCCAAATCTCAGCCTAGTACCCGCCGTGCAAGCCTTGGGCAGCGATGCGGTGTTTAGCGCATGGCTTGGGTCGACGATCATGAATGCGCAGCTCGATTCTGTTCTGGATGGATTCGAAGATACTTTCTCCGGAGACCTGACTCGCTTCGATCTGTTTGGCATCATGACGGCGATTGCCGATAACCCAGCTGCTTATGGCCTGACCAACGTCTCGAGTGCTTGTGCGGTGGATCCGGCTTGTGTCGCCGATCCAACTGGTTACCTTTTCTGGGACGGCATCCATCCGACCACATACGGCCATCAGTTGGTCGCCACTGCTTTCGTCAATACCATGCGGATGCCCGAACCGGCGACGCTCTGGCTCATGCTGATCGTCCTGCTGCCTGCGGCTTTGGGGCGGCGTCTGGCGCGCAGTTAG
- a CDS encoding DUF3175 domain-containing protein, translating to MDEKKPRRWSQQVTETSFALDLEAGVFTWDDPAAIARSLAASAEASTRRKASPFQSAMSMLNFYINRAGRKLPSERRAILEAAKDELRRLYGRSAPNRPQTR from the coding sequence ATGGATGAGAAGAAACCCAGACGCTGGTCGCAGCAGGTGACCGAGACGAGCTTTGCGCTCGATCTCGAAGCCGGGGTATTCACCTGGGACGACCCGGCCGCGATCGCGCGCTCGCTCGCGGCCTCGGCCGAGGCGAGCACGCGCCGCAAGGCGAGTCCCTTCCAGTCGGCGATGTCGATGCTCAACTTCTACATCAACCGCGCCGGCCGCAAGCTGCCCAGCGAACGGCGGGCGATCCTGGAAGCCGCGAAGGACGAGCTGCGCAGGCTCTATGGCCGGTCGGCGCCAAACCGGCCGCAGACGAGATGA
- a CDS encoding DUF504 domain-containing protein: MQPIHELLARIRWDAAFGKGEFVLGYWDRVAGAIRHVKLSDIGRDSDNPELLTLIDAEGRVHDIPLHRIREVWRDGRLIWRRAPERAAPTARDG; encoded by the coding sequence ATGCAACCGATCCACGAACTGCTCGCCCGCATCCGCTGGGATGCGGCGTTTGGCAAGGGCGAATTCGTACTCGGCTATTGGGATCGCGTTGCCGGTGCCATCCGGCATGTCAAACTTTCCGACATTGGTCGCGACTCCGACAATCCCGAACTCCTTACCCTCATCGACGCGGAAGGGCGCGTGCATGACATCCCGCTGCACCGCATCCGCGAAGTCTGGCGCGATGGGCGATTGATCTGGCGGCGGGCACCGGAGCGGGCAGCGCCCACAGCCAGGGATGGATGA
- a CDS encoding RtcB family protein, with the protein MELKSLIQRSEFAWEVPQTGAMRVPGILFADRALVEAMDEKVREQVINVAKLPGIVAASYAMPDAHWGYGFPIGGVAAFDPDAGGVISAGGVGFDISCGVRCLLTGLTVGEVEAVGHELADRLFAKIPAGVGSTGAIRLSAAEMDAMLEGGARWAVERGWGRGEDLFRIEEDGCVAGADPAAVSAQAKQRQRDEMGTLGSGNHYLEVQRVVEIFDHEAAVAFGLKQDEVVVSIHCGSRGLGHQIGTDYLREMAIAAPGFALALPDRELACAPLSSPLGKRYLGAMRAGINCALANRQILTHLTREVFGEFFPGHDLPLLYDVSHNTCKEEIHTVAGEKRRLFVHRKGATRAFGPGHPELPPEYRAVGQPVLIGGSMGTASWVLAGAAGTEERAFGSACHGAGRAMSRNEATRRFSGRKIVAELAARGVLIRSPSLRGVAEEAPFAYKDVGSVVEAAHRAGLARKVARLAPLVCVKG; encoded by the coding sequence ATGGAACTGAAAAGCCTAATCCAGAGAAGCGAATTTGCATGGGAGGTGCCGCAGACCGGCGCGATGCGCGTGCCGGGCATCCTCTTCGCCGACCGCGCACTGGTCGAGGCGATGGACGAGAAAGTGCGCGAGCAGGTGATTAACGTCGCCAAGCTGCCGGGCATCGTCGCGGCTTCCTATGCGATGCCCGATGCCCATTGGGGCTATGGCTTTCCGATCGGTGGCGTGGCCGCCTTCGATCCCGATGCGGGCGGGGTGATCTCGGCCGGCGGTGTCGGCTTCGACATCTCCTGCGGCGTGCGCTGCCTGCTCACCGGCCTGACGGTCGGTGAGGTCGAAGCCGTCGGACATGAGCTTGCCGATCGTCTGTTCGCCAAGATTCCGGCCGGCGTCGGCAGCACCGGCGCGATTCGTCTGTCGGCTGCCGAGATGGACGCGATGCTCGAAGGCGGCGCGCGCTGGGCGGTCGAACGAGGCTGGGGGCGCGGCGAAGATCTCTTTCGCATCGAGGAAGACGGCTGTGTCGCCGGCGCCGATCCGGCTGCGGTTTCGGCGCAGGCCAAGCAGCGCCAGCGCGACGAGATGGGCACGCTCGGCTCCGGCAATCACTACCTCGAAGTGCAGCGGGTGGTCGAAATCTTCGACCACGAGGCTGCGGTCGCTTTCGGCCTGAAGCAGGACGAAGTGGTGGTCAGCATTCATTGCGGCTCGCGCGGCCTGGGACACCAGATCGGTACCGACTACCTGCGCGAGATGGCGATCGCCGCGCCGGGCTTCGCGCTGGCGCTGCCCGATCGCGAGCTCGCCTGCGCGCCGCTGTCTTCCCCGCTGGGCAAACGCTATCTCGGTGCGATGCGCGCCGGCATCAACTGCGCGCTGGCCAACCGGCAGATCCTCACCCATCTGACGCGCGAAGTGTTCGGCGAATTCTTTCCGGGCCATGATCTGCCGTTGCTCTACGACGTCTCGCACAATACCTGCAAAGAGGAGATTCATACCGTGGCGGGCGAAAAGCGCCGCCTGTTCGTGCATCGCAAAGGCGCGACACGCGCCTTCGGCCCGGGGCATCCAGAATTGCCGCCGGAATATCGCGCCGTTGGCCAGCCGGTGTTGATCGGCGGCAGCATGGGCACCGCCTCCTGGGTGCTGGCTGGTGCCGCCGGCACCGAGGAGCGCGCCTTCGGCTCGGCCTGTCATGGCGCTGGCCGCGCGATGAGCCGCAACGAGGCGACGCGCCGCTTTTCCGGCCGCAAGATCGTCGCTGAGCTGGCCGCGCGCGGTGTGCTGATCCGCAGTCCGAGTCTGCGCGGGGTGGCCGAAGAAGCGCCCTTCGCCTACAAGGACGTCGGCAGCGTCGTCGAGGCAGCCCATCGCGCTGGTCTGGCGCGCAAGGTGGCGCGGCTGGCACCCCTCGTCTGTGTGAAGGGCTGA